The proteins below come from a single Pichia kudriavzevii chromosome 2, complete sequence genomic window:
- a CDS encoding uncharacterized protein (PKUD0B02380): MSVGNFGYLFLTFFISMIQPVLYKRNGKIAIFYLRIDCSPHDNYIKIQLTDVYNFASYFESNTREELIDYTFDLNKLTKFDKGAVPKIYENMYTLVEKLKPVLSEDFKCTLNEDALLLINGSFKYLFPLQSMPDSDNLLYIKEIYTNLEKLSIYEHLLIENLTNHIHTKNQILEKIAREYHNKVSYSRNEKFDILKSKHIKDLFINKQIMKFLVSKPEEIVEESSKISGIDSKCLFTTGTQSIWNKIESEPRKEPELIIPEFGKTDRKEDLNGPSNPTSKRKLQGLLRRIKRSKIQ; the protein is encoded by the coding sequence ATGTCAGTAGGAAATTTCGGTTACCTTTTTTTAACCTTCTtcatttcaatgattcaaCCAGTTTTATACAAGAGAAATGGCAAGATAGCTATTTTCTATTTGCGAATAGACTGTTCCCCTCATGATAACTATATCAAAATTCAACTCACTGATGTATATAACTTTGCAAGTTATTTTGAGTCTAATACAAGAGAAGAGTTGATCGATTATACATTTGACTTGAATAAACTGACGAAATTTGATAAAGGAGCTGTTCCTAAAATATACGAAAATATGTATACCTTAGTCGAAAAGCTCAAACCAGTTTTATCGGAAGATTTCAAATGCACGTTAAACGAAGATGCacttttattgataaatggGTCTTTCAAATACCTGTTCCCATTGCAGAGCATGCCCGATTCTGACAATCTACTATACATCAAAGAGATATATACTAATTTGGAAAAGCTTTCCATTTACGAGCACCTGCTGATAGAAAACCTAACAAACCATATACACacgaaaaatcaaatactTGAGAAAATAGCACGTGAATACCATAATAAAGTGAGTTATTCACgtaatgaaaaatttgatataCTGAAAAGTAAGCACATAAAAGACTTatttatcaacaaacaaatcatGAAATTCTTAGTCTCTAAACCTGAAGAGATTGTAGAAGAATCCTCCAAAATATCAGGTATTGATTCTAAATGTTTATTTACCACCGGGACCCAGTCCATTTggaataaaattgaaagtgaaCCAAGGAAAGAACCAGAGTTAATCATTCCTGAATTCGGTAAGACTGATCGCAAGGAAGACTTAAATGGACCATCTAACCCGACATCAAAGAGGAAACTGCAAGGTTTACTTAGAAGAATAAAACGTAGTAAAATACAATGA
- a CDS encoding uncharacterized protein (PKUD0B02350; similar to Saccharomyces cerevisiae YBL003C (HTA2); ancestral locus Anc_3.208) yields the protein MSGGKGGKAGSSEKVSTSRSAKAGLTFPVGRVHRLLRKGNYAQRIGSGAPVYMTAVLEYLAAEILELAGNAARDNKKTRIIPRHLQLAIRNDEELNKLLGHVTIAQGGVLPNIHQSLLPKKSAKAKASQEL from the coding sequence ATGTCCGGCGGTAAAGGCGGTAAGGCAGGCTCCTCTGAAAAAGTATCTACTTCTAGATCTGCAAAGGCTGGGTTAACTTTCCCGGTTGGTAGAGTCCACAGACTATTGAGAAAGGGTAACTATGCACAGAGAATCGGTTCTGGTGCACCCGTCTACATGACTGCGGTCTTGGAGTACTTGGCTGCAGAAATCTTGGAATTGGCAGGTAACGCAGCAAGAGATAATAAAAAGACCAGAATCATCCCAAGACATTTACAATTGGCAATCAGAaacgatgaagaattgaacaaaCTATTGGGCCACGTGACGATTGCTCAAGGTGGTGTCTTGCCGAACATTCACCAATCCTTGTTACCAAAGAAGTCTGCAAAGGCAAAGGCTTCTCAGGAATTGTAG
- a CDS encoding uncharacterized protein (PKUD0B02360; similar to Saccharomyces cerevisiae YIL135C (VHS2) and YNL074C (MLF3); ancestral locus Anc_2.222), translating into MYSPTTTPHLDSFRFRRDSHNHASVDSRNARFTTGPTPSPSSSNLHDQDPLASSSANNQLRKTATANSNTGDNYSITSSYSEASYNSRADNSLIFERLVQDPLIEGQPIPSSLPRHHTSETFIPASLDTTTHMIRNNTIDIHDLNEPTEFGFNSRKSSLANLEAALGGSSSNLSSRRPSSANLPTLNSFRSANLSRVSTTSSFSNLTDAFQKSQYPNSNTTTTTTTTPTAAANNTNNNNNNNHNNNANSSTCNLNQNSNINLLPPLSKSVTSTSVSSYASQRAQNAPVSPLQKNKSFYSYADIIAQDDQDSKFAIRRPSISTSLSNQKMARTGSFGSCNSPRSPSVCGSLCNPTNVNSPNSLRTNSFSANQRLRNTSPTFKVDSHSDNNNNTSNNNNDDDSIFSMSGLNNTPKRSVGFSGRPISSSTMRGSISQNSVLTTSNIDHLLKSTTSNESAASDKS; encoded by the coding sequence ATGTATTCTCCAACTACCACCCCACACCTGGACTCTTTCCGTTTTAGAAGAGACTCTCACAATCATGCCTCAGTTGATTCTCGCAATGCAAGATTCACTACAGGCCCTACCCCTTCCCCATCGTCATCTAATTTACATGACCAAGACCCTCTAGCCTCTTCCTCTGCAAACAATCAGTTGAGAAAGACTGCAACAGCCAACTCAAATACCGGCGATAACTATTCCATCACTTCTTCCTATTCAGAAGCTAGTTATAATTCTAGAGCTGATAATTCCctcatctttgaaagaCTGGTCCAGGATCCCTTGATCGAGGGCCAGCCAATACCAAGCTCCCTGCCAAGACATCATACTTCGGAAACATTTATCCCAGCCTCCTTAGATACAACCACTCATATGATTAGAAACAATACCATCGATATCCACGATTTGAACGAACCAACCGAGTTTGGCTTCAACTCAAGAAAATCCTCATTGGCTAATCTTGAGGCAGCCCTAGGTGGCTCTTCGTCAAACCTGTCTTCAAGGAGACCATCTTCTGCAAATTTACCTACTCTTAACTCCTTTAGATCGGCAAATTTATCAAGGGTGAGTACAACTTCGAGCTTCTCCAATCTAACAGACGCTTTCCAAAAATCTCAATATCCAAACAGCAACactactactactactactactacACCTACTGCTGCTGCTAATAATActaataacaacaacaataataatcaCAATAATAATGCTAACAGCAGCACTTGCAACCTCAACCAAAACTCAAATATTAATTTACTACCTCCTTTGAGTAAGTCAGTGACCTCAACTTCAGTCAGCTCATATGCAAGTCAAAGAGCTCAAAATGCTCCTGTCTCTCCCTTGCAAAAGAATAAGTCCTTTTATTCTTACGCTGATATCATAGCACAGGATGATCAAGATTCAAAGTTTGCCATCAGAAGACCGTCAATCTCAACCTCTTTATCTAACCAAAAAATGGCTAGAACTGGCTCCTTTGGATCGTGCAATTCACCAAGGTCCCCCTCAGTTTGCGGCTCCTTGTGTAATCCCACTAATGTTAATAGTCCAAACTCATTGAGAACAAACTCATTTTCCGCAAATCAAAGACTAAGAAATACTTCCCCAACCTTTAAAGTGGATTCACATTCAgataacaacaataatacgagcaacaataacaatgatgatgattcCATCTTTTCAATGTCTGGGCTTAACAATACCCCTAAAAGATCAGTCGGTTTCTCCGGTAGGCCAATCAGTTCTAGCACTATGAGAGGCTCCATTAGTCAAAACAGTGTTTtaacaacttcaaacaTCGACCATCTTTTAAAATCAACGACTTCAAATGAATCAGCAGCTTCGGATAAATCTTAG
- a CDS encoding uncharacterized protein (PKUD0B02370; similar to Saccharomyces cerevisiae YNL075W (IMP4); ancestral locus Anc_2.221): MLRKQARERREYLFRKAQQLREQNTISKRQQLAASLATGKPLPKEIAEDNQLQKDFLYDESTQAANVELDDEYSALSGLVEPRIVITTSRNPSTRLSQFTKEIKLLFPNAVRLNRGNYIMPTLVDTCKKQGVTDIIVIHEHRGVPTTLTITHLPHGPTVTFTLHNVVLRHDLLNVTNQSEVYPHLIFENFNSNLGKRCSTILKHLFPPGVKVDSPRVISFINRDDFISVRQHVYAKTRDGVELSEVGPRFEMRMFEIRLGTMDDKDADVEWMLRRFVRTGNRKNYLSAE; the protein is encoded by the coding sequence ATGTTAAGAAAACAAGCTCGTGAACGTCGTGAGTATCTTTTCCGTAAAGCCCAGCAGTTGCGTGAGCAAAACACGATATCCAAAAGACAGCAACTGGCAGCATCGTTAGCAACAGGCAAGCCATTACCCAAAGAAATTGCAGAGGATAACCAACTTCAAAAGGATTTCCTTTATGATGAAAGCACACAAGCAGCTAACGTAGAGCTAGACGATGAATACAGTGCATTATCCGGGTTGGTTGAGCCTAGAATCGTCATTACAACATCAAGAAATCCATCGACTAGATTGTCACaatttacaaaagaaatcaaactcCTCTTCCCAAATGCGGTTCGACTAAATAGAGGTAACTATATAATGCCAACGTTGGTCGATACTTGTAAGAAACAGGGTGTCACGGATATCATTGTCATACATGAACATAGAGGTGTACCAACAACTCTTACAATAACACATTTACCGCATGGCCCAACAGTCACATTCACATTACATAATGTTGTGTTAAGGCAtgatttgttgaatgtGACCAACCAAAGTGAGGTCTATCCGCATTtaatatttgaaaacttcaactCCAACCTAGGTAAGAGATGCTCGACGATCCTAAAACATCTATTCCCGCCTGGTGTTAAGGTTGATTCACCAAGAGTAATAAGCTTCATCAACCGTGATGACTTCATCAGTGTTCGACAACATGTTTACGCTAAGACTAGAGATGGTGTTGAATTGAGTGAAGTTGGGCCTAGGTTTGAAATGAGAATGTTTGAAATCAGGTTGGGTACAATGGATGATAAGGATGCTGATGTTGAATGGATGCTAAGAAGGTTTGTTAGAACAGGTAATAGAAAAAACTATTTGAGTGCTGAATAA